Proteins from a genomic interval of Oncorhynchus nerka isolate Pitt River linkage group LG13, Oner_Uvic_2.0, whole genome shotgun sequence:
- the LOC115140001 gene encoding coxsackievirus and adenovirus receptor homolog, with translation MVTLGKCLTCSRLQLAVMFVVTVYLNTDITVAMQITSTGSQTIQRAQGETVMLGCTYTPAPSDTGDLDIEWLSVHPDMTQKDQLVISYTGGQKLHYGDPSLSKRMDFTGDPALGDASVSISAVKASDTATYQCKVKKAPGVDMRKVTLVVMVPPSVPKCWVEGVEEKGADVSLRCKLSVGSTPLNYVWIRESGGAIPPTATQNSQTGELMIRNHSESYMGNYLCVVSNPVGKEQCKYTLHAYNPPNKAGIIAAAVIGALLLLLLLLLLIWLLICCCHKRRYEKEVAHEIREDAPAPESRPASRNSSFRSVRSVLGFRSPPGAVYSSVTKGQPKRTESDNRSFYTNSSIGMPAPSKQKAPHLPPVLKYDGSNGYPV, from the exons ATATCACAGTGGCTATGCAGATAACATCCACAGGGTCTCAAACCATTCAAAGAGCCCAGGGGGAGACAGTCATGCTGGGGTGCACATACACCCCTGCCCCCTCTGACACAGGAGATCTGGACATTGAGTGGTTGAGTGTCCATCCAGACATGACCCAGAAAGACCAGCTG gtcatatcttatacaggAGGACAGAAATTACATTACGGGGACCCCAGCTTGTCTAAGAGGATGGACTTCACAGGAGACCCCGCGTTGGGAGACGCCTCCGTCTCCATCTCTGCAGTGAAAGCCTCAGACACAGCCACCTACCAGTGCAAAGTCAAGAAGGCGCCGGGTGTCGACATGCGAAAAGTCACTCTGGTGGTGATGG TCCCTCCATCAGTGCCTAAGTGTTGGGTTGAAGGCGTTGAAGAGAAGGGAGCTGATGTCTCCCTGCGATGCAAGTTATCCGTGGGATCCACCCCCCTTAACTATGTCTGGatcagagagagtggaggggccaTCCCGCCTACAGCAACACAAA ACTCTCAGACTGGAGAGTTGATGATAAGAAATCACTCAGAGAGCTACATGGGAAATTATCTGTGTGTGGTGTCGAATCCTGTGGGCAAAGAGCAGTGTAAATACACCCTGCACGCATACAACC CTCCCAACAAAGCAGGGATCATAGCAGCTGCTGTGATTGGTGCACTGCTACTgttgctcctcctcctgctcctcataTGGCTTCTGATCTGCTGCTGCCACAAACGTCGCTATGAGAAGGAGGTTGCCCATGAAATCAG GGAGGATGCCCCAGCCCCAGAGAGTCGACCTGCCAGCAGGAACTCCAGCTTCCGCTCGGTCCGCTCGGTCCTAGGCTTCCGCTCCCCCCCTGGGGCAGTCTATAGCTCAGTGACAAAAGGTCAGCCCAAGAGGACAGAGTCAGACAATAGGAGCTTCTACACCAACAGTAGCATAGGCATGCCTGCCCCCAGCAAGCAGAAAGCCCCTCATTTGCCACCTGTGCTGAAATATGACGGCAGTAATGGTTACCCTGTGTAA